In Setaria viridis chromosome 5, Setaria_viridis_v4.0, whole genome shotgun sequence, the genomic stretch GCCAGGGGACTCTATGACTTGCTCCCAAGGTTGCTCATCGTGGGTACTTAGTCATAACCTCGGGTGATCTGGTCATGTGCTTCTGGTTGTATGTGGTACTCTTCATCTAGTTTCCTATCAGGGAGTGTGTGGGTGTTTGTGTTTTGAATTATGTCTGGGAGATCACATTTATGCCCTCTCCCTTATACCTTCTTTTTCCCTTGTTAATGAaatgatgcgcagctctcctgcatgtttgagaaaaaaatagaatatgGTTTCTTGAATTTAGAAATAATTCATGAATCAACTAGGCATAATCAACCATGGGTAGTTGGGTACAAACTTGTTTTGGGAGAATAATTAACTTGTCTCACAAACATATCTTATTTTCGTCATAAGACAGTAAAGTGAGCCTATCTGCAGTTCTGCACATCACTGTGTCAAGACTACAGAGTTAGATATAATTAGCAAGAAATAAGGGGGACATTGAAAAGGATGTCTTCCTGCATGCTCAGTTGTGTCTTAACATTTATTCCACTCTTTCTCTTTTTTGACATGAGCATGACGACGGTATCACGAGAGCATGAGAAAGCAGAATCATTCCTTATATGTTAGAACTTAGACAGCAAGCATTGCCTAGAACAGAACAGCTACAAACTAACTAGAGTCTGCAGTTTAACGCTATACAATAAATGCCACTTCGGCTCAACTATAAATAATCCCATGAATCGATAGAGGTAGCTATTGCTTAATGCAAGTTCCTAGTGATGTCTATAACTTTACATGATCGTATTTAGATGCCTTCATAAGGTTAGCATCAATCTCTTTGTATATACCAATTGGAGTCATGAGAGTTAAACTATTGGTGATAGTTCAATAAACCACATTGAGGAGAAAAACTCAGTAGCCAACACCAGCAGTTTAACACGCTGAAATTCTCCAGTAAATTTCTCACAGGTAGAACCATAAGTAGCTGCTTGGTAAAACAAAAGTACTAAAGGTGAGCTCATATCAGCAACAGTTGCAGTTGTCTGTTGGCAGTGTAACACACCACTTATGAAAAGAGATATAGCTGAACAGGTACGGACAACCAATAAAAACAAGTGACAGCTAACACATTATTACACCCATTACGGCCCATGATAGAACACAACTAACAAGTATTAACAAGGTGCTGATAACAtcacaacacacacacacacacaaaaaaaaagatggcaaTGATGAAACAATTGAAATTGTAGCAAGAAATATGGGAGAGGCATAACAAATCTCCAGCAACTTGTTACTTCAAACTTCAACTTTGTTACTACAGTCTACAGGCACCTGACTTCATCTGTACAGTGATTTTACAGTTCTGCTCTGTAaatattttgtttttaaaatttCTGAAATTTGGTGATCCTAAGGCGTAAGGTCTCAATGCTTTGACTTATTCTTTTTCCCCTATAACAGATTAAATCACACGTTTTTGCTTTACTAATCTTCAAAGTTTTCCACTTTAAAGAAAATATCCATTTCGTGTCAAAATAAAACAGCCAAGCTGAAAAGCAAATTTTTACTCATCTTCAAAGTGTAAACTTTCAAAAGTTCGCTTACAACTAAGGATTTCCAGTTTTATAGCAGGCAATGATGAATCTGAAAATCTGCAAGCCTTCTACTGGGAAATTTCAGCAGGGCGGAATGTTTCCAGTTATGTTCCTCAGAAACGAGCTCATCAACTTCACCCAGCCCAAATTAATTTGCAAGCCAACTTTTGGACAAAGTTTGAGACAAGACATATCAATGTGGTCACAATCAACATTGAACATATTCAGGAACCATTATGTTGTCTTTTTTAAGGTGGTTTCAGCGGCTTGTCAACCAAAAACCTGAATAAAATGCAGATTCAGGAACTGCTATTTTGACATGTAAGACGACGGACAATTGGTGATTGACAACTCACTTGATATGACAGGAAGGCCCAGGAAAAGCTGGGGCAAGAGGTAGATGCAGACCTTCAAATAAAACATCTGAATACATAAGTCATAACTCGCAACATTTGTAGTAGGAATGTTCAGAAAATAAAACATCGTATCTGTAAAAAAACAACTCTCCAAAAACGATAAGAGTCCAACTGTTTGAGGAGAACTGGGAGAGAACACGCGCAGTTTCGTCCATACCTGAAGGACTCGCAAAGCCAAGCCGAAGTCAGGGTGTACAAAAGCAACAGCTCATACACAGATGCTTAGTTTTTGATGATGGGTTCGATACTTCTGCCCTAATTCATTTGGCATAGGTGTACAGTACAACCATTTTGGTTCCTGAGCattgctagaaaaaaaaagaacaccgAGGAAGAGGTAAATACTGAATACAGACACAGACACCCAACCTTCAAGTTACTGTTGCCCAAGTGATTAGCTGAAAAAGGTGATGTGGGCAAGCAATGGCGGGCAACTCGAATGGCACCGCGAGTGGGGTGATTTTGCATGGCGTCGGGACTCGGATAAACTGGCTCTGGCTTCTGGAATGAATCAATCCAATCGGCATCAAAGTCGCGCATCGAACTATCGAAGGGTTCAGGGTTTTTGTGCAAAGGATGCAATGCGGAATGCGAGGAGCGGAAGGAAGGGAGAGGGCGGCGCTCACCTCGGATGAACCAACCCCCAATGGCCGGGGCTGGTGCCTCGGAGCCGAACTGGCGGGGAGTcggagaggacgaggaagagagGCAGGTTGGGGAAGTGGGGACACGGgggttggcacttggcagcttTTGTTCGTCGCGGCGCTGCCGGCGCTGCTGGTGGAGCCGAGGCGAGGTCCTCCGGGCCGGCGGCATCGCTTTTGCGCCTCTACGGCCCGCTCCGTGACAGCCCAGAGGCAGCCCGGTTTCTTTCGATCCGCTACCGGCCTGTTGTCTCCGAAACCGGCTGGGTCGGGCCTCACCGACGAGCCATTAAAGAAAGAGTTGGCTATCGGCGAACGGGCTGATTTCCCCCGTAGTAGCGGCGAGCGAAATGGGAGGCGGTGTGGTTTTTTGCTCTGCGTGCACGCTTTGctggctcgccgcgccgccagtAACCACGGCGGCCGGCATTGCCTTCCGGTGACGCCTGTTAGTCCGTTACTTCTCCCAAAAGATCTGATGAAGAGATGGAGAATCTTGCGTGCCGCGGACTCGCGTTAGTGATGGCCAAAATGTGAACGGCACTCGGGACAGGAAGGAAACATGCAAGCCAACAAAGGGTAGGCACTGATGGATCAAGGGCACGATTAGCATCTACCAAACGGGGCTCGACCACCACTAGTTAGGAAAAATAAACATTGCATGCCTTTGATGCAGAATCATTAGGAGATCGACCCAGCATTTCCTGGCTCTCGCTCTACGGGCGGCCTCCCACcattctgaaaaagaaaaaaaagggaaaaagcacAAGAAACAATTAAAAAAAGTCGAAGTCGGCCAGCATAACCTGGCATTTAATAGTTTTGAAATTTTCTCGCGCAGACCGGTGGCAGTTCCACTCGTTCCCACGTAGCACTCCCCGCAAAATTTCCCAACCCACCCGCTGATCGGAAAAGCAAAGCCCCGAACAGATATCACATTCTTCCGGATTTCAAACCTCCTCGACGAATAGCTAGCCATTTTTCAATGCACGGCATGCGTCGCACTTCGAGTATTATTTCTACACGACTATTTCCTCACGAATATATACTAGACCTCATCAGTGCAGCAGTTAGCTACATTATTGGCTCCGATCCGGGAGAGATCCGAGATGTACAAAACTACAacacggtgccgccgccgcaacggAAGATATGGTATAGAAAAAGCAGCGGCTCCGTCCATGCCGATGTGTCGGCGTCGGGATCGTATGAACCTATCGTCAAGAGCTCAAGCAGCAGAGGGCGGCACGGCGTGGCTCTCGGGGCTCGCACGCGCACCTTAGCTTCGTTCAATTCGATTCACAGCAGCTCCCATGGCTCTACCCAATAAGCCCAAGCAAGCGTACGTCACCGCCCGTTTTGAATTAATCAATCATCGTGCAATGGCTTTGTACAGCGACTGCATTAATCGCGAGACGCGAAAACCGTACCAGAAATACCTAATAATCGCCGGGGCTACCCCTAGCGGGAAGTTTCATGGAGTTTCATTCCCATTAATTAGCATGTCATATAGGATTTTTTGATGACATAACATTAAAAGGAGAGAGATGATACcaatttcatctagatgaaaccacccGTGCACGGATACAACTCTATATGAGTCATGAAACTAAATGTTTATTAGAAGTTTTTGAGACCGGATTTTGGCTGGCAAAATCTTATAGAAGATGACAAGTCTAATTGGAGGGGTCAACCAACAAAGCTGATAGAGCCAATAAAGTTGCAGTACGTATTGGTAGAGTTCTAGTGTAAAGATGGGCTTCATCTGATTGGTCCGCAAGAAAAGAATATTTAAATAAGGGAAGGTTAGCAAGGAAGGACCAGCATGTGTGGGCAAAGGTGATCTATACTATAAGGATTCAAAACTTTTAAAAACAGCGACTGCATTAATCGCGAGACGGGAAAACCGTACCAGAAATACCTAATAATCGCACGTGCAAAGTACTTAGGCTACTCCAATTTCATGGAGTTTCATTCCCATTAATTAGCATGTCACGTAGGATTTTTTGATGACATAGTATTTAATttaagaagagagagaagataccagtttcatctagatgaaaccacctGTACACGGATACCAACTCTATATGAGTCATGAAACTAAATGTTTATTAGGAGTTTTTGACCCCGGATTTTGACCAGCAAAATCTTATAGAAGATGACAAGTCTAATTGGAGGGGGTCAACCGACAAAGCTGATAGAGCCGATAAAGTTGCAGTGTGTGTTGGTAGAGTTCTAGTGTAAAGATGAGCTTCATGTGATTGGTCGGCCAGAAAAGAATATTTAAATAAGGGAAGGTTAGTGAAGGGCCAGCACGTGTGGGCAAAGGTGATCTATATTCAAAACTTTTAAAAACACTTGGCGCTTAAAAAATTTCTCTCTACCCCTCACATTGGTCCCATTTGCCAGGCTCTAGGGAGGGTAGAGGAGCTGCGAACCCATCAAAATTGATAGAAGGAAAATGAGTCCGCCAAAAAACGAAAAGTTTTCACACCGCCGCGTCCTGCTTACCCGCCGACGTACCCACGTCGCCCAAGAAGGCAAGAATTCTCCATGGAACCTTCAATCAATTGGCAATCATCAATCGAGCAGACAGTAAAAAGGAAAGTCTCGCGATCTCCGAACCAGTCAATCGGCAATAGTCGATCAAGCCAGCGTAAAAACGAAAGTCTCGCGATCTCCAAACCAGTTGCGATTGCGTTCTCCCATCATCCCCTCCCTCTTCAGTGTTCCCATCGTGATAGTCTTTGGCGGATGGAAGAACAAGCCCTCGACAGATCGCAGAGAGTAACAACTCCAAGTCTCGCGTagacggcggcgaggccatAATCTCCAAGCTGTTCAGCCCGGCGTGTTCATCACCAAGGTGGCCGGCCTGCGCATATCTGCTCGTTTGGTTCAGTTGTCTCACGTGAGTCTCCGTGTGTTTTATGTATGCATATTGATTTTATTTACAAGGCCTAAGCAGCTCGTGATGGATAAACGCGTTCCGCTCGTGCTCTTTCTTTACTTTTGCGAAGacggcgagcttgtaagtaccgtcaccctgTTATTACGATCTCTATctgaactttctaagttaagtcttatattctgatgtTCGATCGTGTgactagttatcgagttaaTTTAGatcaagtagaactttctagactttatccaatattctgcttgtcttcaACATTGCTCAtagttatcgagttgtttggttttattaagttatATCGTTTCGATCTCTTAGTTTCATCAAGCGCTTATAGTTATCGAACTGCTTAGATCCGATTAGGTTGTCTTTATCGGCTTCTTGATCTTTTTTAAGCGTTTaccagttatctgatcgtatcggctggtagaCTCTGCATGCCTTttttgctttatatatgctaggtccgatagatctttacctctgcccctcgtattgctaaccgtcaggCCTTTGACACCAGCATGCTACCATTGAGAGTCAATGTTTCGGACAGATTTTATTCGTATCTCACAGAAGCATGATGAtatcattgagccgataggggcgCATGCGAGGCCTTACTGCCGTGAGCCTGCAGGTCGAAGTTAATGTCCTCTTACcgtgttaccttatctaagttcaattacacggtcatgacattgattagactTTGTTACCTTAATAGGCTTGTAAGCGATAGGCAAGAGGTCTTTGGTGATTATACTCTAGTCTTTTATATTGTCAGACTgaggttaatgccctctcattcgtgttgccCTGtttaagttcaatacacttatcaagacattaattattaattaagaTATGTTAATGTATCTCGCTTGTGTACAGTCAGCATCAGCTGGTCCTTGTTGCTATattctaatcttttaagttggtagattgatgtcaatatcctctcattcgtgttacattgtctaagttcaattacacttaccaagacattgactagatctaTTAACCTACCTGATGCGCGCATGGTTAACAAGAGCTCCTTTTTATGGTTGTTGTTTTATAATACTTCTATCTTAGCTCGTCAGCTCATACAGCCGATGGCGCAtgccattaatattttatttatttacaccttAACGGTGTTTATTCAAAGAATGCCTGAACGCCTACCTATGATCTCGAAGGCTTCGCGCGCCTATCGGCTCATGAATTTTACGTTTGTCTTGTCAAttgcaggtcaaattgactggcacgccacgcaCCTACGAGagctgatttggagcctgcactggagttaagtagatctcccagttcctccgtgttgttcaacgaGCAAGCCTGAAGCCTAAATTTTACGTCAACAGgaatatgaaactacaccatgaaattttgtattgggagaggtagtttcaaacactATTTCATTTTCTTGTTGTTTGTGTGGCTATCAAAATGAAATCCGCATTTCTAGGAGTGTAGGTTGTTGCTAGGTTAGCAATGCTCCACATCTCTCGCAGGCAAGAACAATAATCACAGGCTAACGACGATTGCTCGAGATCGTGCAGCAACTACTAATCGTTGAAATTTGAAAACACCAAGGCCTAACTTTCATatctttatcttcttcttttctgtACTCTGATGATCACTCGTACGCATTTGGTTCACTCGTTGCCGTTGATGGTACAGCACCACACCAGCTGGTGGGACTGACAAGATCTTCCCAAAACCCTAATTAAACTCCAGATAATCCATTCCAAGCTTCGTTTGCGTTCGAAAAGGCCACCCTTCGCTTTCGCCGCGGGAGCGTCCACGCGGCAGGCGCCGACCGGCCCGACCCCGCACCTCCGCCCGGGGGCCTCGGCCACACAGCCCGGGCATTGACCTGGCCAGGTCCAGGGCGGCGCCACCTGTCGCGGTGGGGCCCGGCTGCCGGCCTCCGACAGGGACGCCTGCCCGcttggcgcgcccgtcgccggGCCACGTCGGCGGCGACAGCCGGCCCCGCTCTCAGCCTCAACGCGGCCCGCACGTACTATGCGCTGCAGGGGTTCTGTACTTCTGTTCCTTCTTCGCCAATCCTTATCGAGACCGGTATTTTAATCAAGTTCTCTTAATAATCTCtgagattttttttgaaaaagttcaaattacttcCTCCAGTATAACCAAAGTCTGGATAgctctctaaaatatttattggtTCAATTTAAtgtcatttggttcaatttaccctctAAAcgcaatttatcttttttattttccatgCACAAGTGGATTCTTAAGTTCAAATTAAGACATTATAAGatattttagaaaaatatatcataatttttttattattttgatagggtaggatatttaataataaaatttatccctgagatacaaaattatataaaaataatgataaaaaatccataacatattttttaatatagattgtgatgtccactaccaccctTCCAAgtatcaaattaaaattcagcttgtatggagaaacaaaaatgaaaaattgtGTTATGGGGTAGGTTGAACCAAATGGTATAGtttaaggggtaaattgaaccaaaatatttttttagaagcAGGGAAAGAGAGTTCATGAGTTATGACGTCTGAGTTAGCCTTTCTGGGGCTTTACTATCCTTATTATTTCCTGCGGTGTAAGGAAATACTTTGGCTGTTTCCAGAAGCAATTTGTTTGCACTCGTGCAGTAACGACAAAAGAGACGTCGGGTTTTACTTTACCCTGTTCAGAGGGGTACTTAACAGATGTTAGCATATGTGTCGTCTGTGCAAACTTTTTAGAATTAATATGGCGGGCATGTGTGGTTGATGCCTTAACGGCAAGCTGtagaagaaacaaaaacttGGGTTATTAGCTTAATTTGAGCTAGCTTTGTGCTGCCGAGTGCGCCACGAGTACCCAGCTGATTTTTTTAGAACATGTGCGTGTGTGAAAAAAAGGACATGGCAAGATTTACTCGGTACTCTCATATATTTAAAGTGAGGCCGTAAACGCATGACTTGTATATATGGTACAAATCCGTTTGCTTCTTTCccctttaatttttttaatacttgTGATGCTCCATCGATCATTCATTCATGCACAATTTGTTGTATACCATGGGTTTGTGCGTAACCAAAAGCTAGAGTTTCCACGGGCGCTTGAAAAATCTAGAGGTCGTACTAATGAAAACTACTCGTCAAGGGATTTATTTGACAATCATCCCCTGATCCAGAATTTCCAATAATGTAGTATATGCGTGCCGTCCTGCGGTGTGCCGTACCCTTCGTCAATTCGTGTGGTAACATCTGATCGTTAcccttgcaagttgcaataCACTACCACTCCAGAAATCCCAAAGGCGAGTTACAAATTTACcgtgcaattttttttctttggattaACAAACTTACAATACTTACCGTGCATTTTTATTGGATTAACAAACTTACAATACTTTTGTGTTTTTATGGCAACCTACAATACTTTGTTACGCGCGCGGGAGGTAATTAATCCTTGACCGTGAAGGCTGAGGAGGAGCTGTTCTTGAGTCCATTCGGATATCCGGCAAATATATAAGACCCATCGGCCATTTGCCTTGGGAATATCGCATATGCTCTCAGTTGCTTCCCTCCACCATCTAGCTTGCAGCAAGCAAACAAACGTTTCGGTTCGAGTCGCTTTGCGGCCGCAAGTCTTCGTTTTCTGATCAGCGACTTCACCCTCTTGTTGGCTCTCTAGCTGCTTGCCCAGCCTCAACCAACCTCTTCGATCTCCAGCTCCATCACAGCTTGCTCCAATCGGAATGGCGTCCCCGTTGACAGAAACCTCGCCTCCCCCGACCCTCCGAGACGTCATCGGccacgatgacgacgatgacaaCTTCatcgcggaggaggaggaggaggaagatgaggacgaggaggatgagTGGGACATGAGCAAGCGCCTGTCCCGCCTGTCCATGGAgggctccgacggcggcgacgccgacgacgaggacggcggagacggcgaggatgaagaggaggaggcggacgacgacgacgagttcGAGGTGCGGTCGGACTTCAACGGCGCGacgtacggcggcggcgcgcaccaTCCGTGGCCCCCCTACGACGGGCTGCAGGCGGCCCCGTCGTCGGCGTCGCTCCCCGGCACGCCCGACCgcggcgcgcaggcggcgggggcgcggtcGTCGCCACCGTGGTGGCCCGGTCCGAGCGGCGGCAATAAGGAGTACGCGAGCGAGACGGAGGCGCGGTGGCCGCCcgagggcgggcgcggcgggaggcggccgtgGCAGCGGCGCGAGCGGATGGCGCGGGAGGTGTGGCTGGAGCGCGCGTGGCGGATGCggaagcagcggcggcagctgcaggaggcggcggtgccggtggtggtcctcggcggcgggggcggctccCCCGCCTCGTTccgtggcggtggcgtggcgaTGGACATGGAGGAGGTCCGCGCGTGCCGGGACCTGGGGCTGGACCTCCCCTGCGACTGGACCGTGGAGATCCCCTCCCACGCGCTCTCCGGCGTCGACACCGCCAGCAGCGGCGGCAACTCGCCGGCCTCGGGCAGCTGGCGCATCTCCAGCCCCGGTAACGACCCACCGAACCCGTCCCCAATCATTGCCATTATTTACTACTGCAAACGTAAGCTTTGAAGCGAAAAGAATTCTTAGATCGAAGCAAGCGACCAGCATCGGTTGGTTTTGCTTTTGTTGTCGACGGGTGCTCCGAACGGTTTGTCCGTACGCGAGCTCCGTAGGTCCGGCCGGTCGAGCCGCCGACGATCGGATCGCTCACCTCAccctcgccgcgcgcgcgtCCATCTGGCAGCAAGGGACAGAACCTGCATGCATTGCACGCACGTCACCTCACGGAATCGCGTTCCACGGCCGCCGGGGGTTGCCCTGCCTTACCAGGCAGTGCAGTGCACACACTCGAATTGAACGAAGCAGGCGGCGCACGCGCCAAGTGTCGTGTTGTTCACCTGTCCAATCACCCAAAAGTATGGAGAGCATGTACATGGTACTACAGGGAGGGAACCCATCCGTGGCGCACGCCTGTGTTTGCTTTTGTGGCCGGGAATTGGGCTCGCGCAACTCGTGGCGACCAGCCGAGGTGGTTGGACTCTGGAGTTCCGGATGCCGACGAGCCGAGCGAGACATCGTGGAGCCTCTTTCATGCTCCCCACGACCCCACCCCGCGCCGGGCCCCCACGGCTTGGTGCTCTGCTCCCTGCTCACCCGATCGTCTGCTCGCCACGTCCGCTTCCCTCTGTTTTCAGGGTCATCAAGGCGTGAGCTTTTTGGGGGTCCGCCGCGATAGCAATGGACGCGGGTTTCACGGTCCCTTTACCGCCACGAATCGCCGATGATCATGTCGCGGGGCGTAGCACCATTAGCGAGCGCATGATTGGACCGAATCGGCCGGGCGCTTTGCTTTGTCGCAAAGCGTTCCCGGTGTTTTTCTTCGCTCCATAAATCTCCCTGTGCGTGGTTTCATTTCATATGGTACTGACGTGGTGTTGGTGCCGTTGTGGGACGGACAGGGGACGACCCCAAGGACGTGAAGGCGCGGCTCAAGGTGTGGGCGCAGGCCGTGGCGCTCGCGTCCGCCTCTCGCCTCGGCTCCTGAAGGCAGTACTACACTACTatatgtgtccgagttccaacttccaagcggCAACGGCGGATCAACAACTCACCCATTCAAGCTGTTCCTCCGGCCAATGCGTGCATACCTCCAAGATAGAAACCCCCGTCATCTCCAACAGTAACATACGTAGTCTTCGAATCTCATCATCATCaggggaaaaacaaaaaaaaacgaaACAACAGTTGCTTCTGCCAAAGTTTTCGTGTTCCAGTGCTCCAATGTACAAATGCGTCATCAATTGTGTGTGATTATAGCTAGGATCAGCATTCCTATCCaatgggaaaaaaaacagaaaatcGAAAGCTATAGGACTAGCATGCATATGGTTTGGTTCGCGCAGGGTGACACGTGCAGCGCCGTGgaccgtgtgtgtgtgtgtgtgtgtgtttgtgttttGCATTGCCTGGTTGTTGTACGAGTATAGTAAGAGCGATAATGCAGGTGAAGAAAACagaacaagttttttttttttttttgtcatggaTGATGTCTGTTGTTTGGTCTGTGGGGAGCAAGGCGGACCCAACAGCTTTACAGGTGTTCTTCATCCATGTGTTCTAGTAGTACACTAGAAAAGGAGATAACAGATTCATGCAAAAATGGTTTTCTAGAAGGATGCTTGTCATGTAGCTGTAGCAGCTCGAGCTCTTTCCTCTACCTTTTTCTTCGATCAGAAATGCATGTGTTCACCGCTTCACCTGAGGACTGTGTGGTTTATCTGGCGTGAAATGCAAGCGCTGATGCTAACTTGTCTGACATGAAGACAAAGAAGGCTGACCACACCTTATCTGGTACTTACTCATCCCCCATCTTTTTTACGGGACTCTGGCCAACTCATTACTAAATGGCGAAATAGGTAATTTGATCCTGAACTTTGCAAGCGCTGCCATAATTTTTTGAGACAAATGCCGCGATGATATTGCAAATACTACCGCTAATGCCGCTAACTCTACTAAAGCGTGAAAAAGTCCTGCTAAATTCAATAGCATAGCACCGCTAACACCACTATGATTGAGCTACGAACTTATATACTTGTGATTTATGACCTACGAGTTATGATTTATGACTTATTTACTTATGTTTGCACTTATGCCTCCGTATTCTTAGAAAACATGAGCCGAGATTCATGAAATTAATAATGTTTAGGTCTAAATCTTGCTAGTTTTTTTGCATACAACTAAAGGTCATAGCTTCCGCTATAACTGTGCTATAATATCTATAGCTTTTTTGGAAGCACTCCACTAAATTCTATAGCCCGCAATTTGCAACATTGCAAGGGTCAAAttcatccctcaacttttaGATTGGCAAATTTAGTCCCTTAACTTTTATTTTTAGGTCAAACTCGTCCTTGTGCTGAAGTAGTGCTCTATGTTTGCATAAGACAAATGCAAAAAGTCCCTTTTGCCCTTGGCTCATGTAGGTCAAACATGTATGTGCTCATACTCTTAATACGTGCACACAACAATATGTTGTTTAAATTAACACAAAATATGGTTTGTAAAAAGTGTACCTACTCATACTCTTTAAATTCCTTCATGTGCTCATACAAATTTGATAGGCAAATACTTAGACCCtatttggcacggctccactcctaaactccagcaactccatcaaaaaattcagccaaacaccccaactccaaaactccatggagttggcaactccatggagctgtagtgcaaatggaggtggagttttggagcacctcttttgctgctccagaaacctctcttttgaacctcctcgtggagttggtggataattacccaccaatgccattggttatgaaaaaaaaatgtttcgttCTATTCTACCTGTTCCCcgtcccgcgcctccctccgttCTCACGACAGCAGGGCGCCGTTCGGGTCttggccaccgccggccgccggccgccgtagccccgccgccggccgcagatccccccaccaccggcaccagccccgcccgtcgccaccctgCCCCACTCACCGAGctccacccgtcgccgccccagccccgccggccgcccaagCCCCACCGCCGGtcgcccccatcgccgcccgaccccaccgcccgtcgctgcccaagccgccccgccgcccggccccatCCCACCGCCTGTCGCCACCCGCCACCCAAGCCCCATCCCCGTCGTTGCCCAGCGCCACCCCCAtcaccgcccatcgccgcccgccacctAAGCCCCGCGCCCGTCGCTGCCCAGCGCcacgcccgtcgccacccaagctgcctcgccgcccgtcgccacccaagctgccccgccgcccgtcgccacccagcgccacccccgtcgccgcccaccccg encodes the following:
- the LOC117855450 gene encoding uncharacterized protein, giving the protein MASPLTETSPPPTLRDVIGHDDDDDNFIAEEEEEEDEDEEDEWDMSKRLSRLSMEGSDGGDADDEDGGDGEDEEEEADDDDEFEVRSDFNGATYGGGAHHPWPPYDGLQAAPSSASLPGTPDRGAQAAGARSSPPWWPGPSGGNKEYASETEARWPPEGGRGGRRPWQRRERMAREVWLERAWRMRKQRRQLQEAAVPVVVLGGGGGSPASFRGGGVAMDMEEVRACRDLGLDLPCDWTVEIPSHALSGVDTASSGGNSPASGSWRISSPGDDPKDVKARLKVWAQAVALASASRLGS